Proteins encoded by one window of Sulfurimonas crateris:
- a CDS encoding HD-GYP domain-containing protein has protein sequence MKIVKTKLNYAKSYTLLDIDALAVGAVTLFDIFIKKRRDYIIIIEAGTTLTQSLYDKLKKQENLYINKSDEDKQILSCETLKHYIKYNKDDHKKRLELLYEVNNQLFEIYMVNKENKINLGCVELIIDAIIYLLKYDELFIKNTMPYMLNNHMLQNHSLHVAIYALTLGYTLKFSDEQLLKLGSAALLHDVGVKKIDKNIINKESELTPQETLIVRKHSQYSVEILKQNRIHDPYIIDAVMHHHERYDGLGYPDKQTKGEISDLASILSICDVFDALTNNRPYRPHYSSFDALKMMMKDPDMVNRFNQPYLHIALKLL, from the coding sequence ATGAAAATTGTAAAAACAAAACTAAACTACGCCAAATCCTACACGCTGCTTGATATTGATGCACTTGCCGTGGGAGCCGTTACACTTTTTGATATTTTTATAAAAAAGAGAAGAGACTATATTATCATTATTGAAGCGGGAACCACTCTTACGCAGAGTCTGTATGACAAGCTAAAAAAACAGGAAAATCTATACATAAACAAAAGTGATGAAGACAAGCAGATACTCTCCTGCGAGACGCTCAAACACTACATAAAATATAATAAAGATGACCATAAAAAAAGACTCGAGCTTCTATATGAAGTAAATAACCAGCTTTTTGAAATATACATGGTAAACAAAGAGAACAAGATAAATCTCGGATGTGTCGAGCTTATAATCGATGCTATTATCTATCTTCTAAAATATGATGAGCTATTTATAAAAAACACTATGCCATATATGTTAAATAACCATATGCTCCAAAACCACTCACTACACGTCGCCATCTACGCTCTTACTCTTGGTTATACGCTCAAATTCAGCGACGAGCAGCTCTTAAAACTCGGTTCCGCAGCTCTTTTGCATGATGTCGGAGTCAAAAAGATAGATAAAAATATTATAAATAAAGAGAGCGAACTAACACCGCAAGAGACCCTCATAGTTAGAAAACACAGCCAATACAGCGTTGAGATACTAAAGCAGAACAGAATCCACGACCCCTATATTATAGATGCGGTAATGCACCACCACGAGCGATATGACGGGCTTGGCTATCCCGACAAACAGACAAAGGGCGAGATAAGCGACTTAGCCTCTATTTTATCGATATGTGACGTATTTGACGCTCTTACTAACAACAGACCATATAGACCGCACTACTCATCGTTCGATGCGCTTAAGATGATGATGAAAGATCCTGATATGGTAAATAGATTTAATCAACCTTATCTTCATATTGCACTAAAACTGCTATAA
- the hisG gene encoding ATP phosphoribosyltransferase, translated as MLTVALPKGRIAQETLEIFERIFGEDFAFDDRKLILETPKFRFLLVRNQDVATYVFHQAADIGVVGLDTLEEQGLDVVRLLDLKRGICKVSIGMKKGEKFDLNKPEIKVASKMVNITKRYFEERAVSVDIIKLYGSIELAPLIGLADMIVDVVETGTTMKQNGLEVVEDIMTSSTYLIANKNSYVAKKDEVLDIYKKINSVVQAEQKA; from the coding sequence ATGTTAACAGTCGCACTTCCAAAAGGACGCATAGCGCAAGAGACGCTGGAGATTTTTGAGAGAATCTTTGGTGAAGATTTTGCTTTTGATGATAGAAAGCTGATACTAGAGACGCCGAAGTTTCGTTTTTTGCTTGTAAGAAATCAGGATGTTGCAACATACGTATTTCATCAGGCGGCTGACATAGGTGTTGTAGGACTTGACACTCTAGAGGAGCAGGGACTCGACGTTGTCCGTCTTCTTGATCTAAAACGAGGCATCTGCAAGGTCTCTATAGGTATGAAAAAGGGCGAAAAATTCGATCTTAACAAACCGGAGATAAAAGTCGCTTCAAAGATGGTAAATATTACAAAACGATACTTTGAAGAGCGCGCGGTTTCGGTTGATATCATAAAACTATACGGCTCAATTGAGCTTGCACCGCTTATCGGGCTTGCAGATATGATAGTAGACGTTGTTGAGACGGGAACTACTATGAAGCAAAACGGTTTGGAAGTTGTAGAGGATATTATGACATCTTCGACTTACCTTATAGCGAACAAAAACAGTTACGTTGCAAAAAAAGATGAAGTTCTGGACATATATAAAAAGATAAACAGCGTCGTACAAGCTGAGCAAAAAGCTTAA
- a CDS encoding TolC family protein — protein MKKLLTFMLIATIGGSLLNASQSLSLESALEMLKSQNLEIKSAQIDIESALQDAKAASANHYGKLDFIQDFARSDDAGNVFGFKLSSREATFGDFGAQEFMSSLNPSSPNYVPDGDYTTPPSDLNYPDDRNYFQSKLKYEVPLFTGFKISSYEDIMESVTKIKKLEKSQVVNEKIYEMRKSFYDMALLEESISNLNVILSNIETLEAMTKEMIEVGYAKKVDLLEVKAKKGNVERLISQMESNKELLYHYISFLLNQKVTSIETPSLEIKTPSISSEEIVKNNLDIQKANRGLAIKESMVNVSKSAYYPMVGAFAEVATADDTFLGDASDHQSYTLGARLTWNIFNGGADYANVEKSRLDYLKTKTQVALANSGIELQIQKIKTEIDSFNKDIESLKKELALADEIYKNYEARYREKLSSMSDVIIKQSEQIQKILQLQQTINKRNERVFALEKLANGDER, from the coding sequence ATGAAAAAACTACTTACTTTTATGCTCATAGCAACAATCGGCGGCTCCCTTTTAAATGCGTCACAATCACTAAGCCTTGAGAGTGCACTGGAGATGTTAAAATCTCAAAATTTAGAGATTAAAAGCGCTCAGATAGATATAGAGAGTGCCTTGCAAGATGCCAAAGCTGCTTCGGCAAACCACTACGGTAAGCTTGATTTTATTCAAGATTTTGCAAGAAGTGATGATGCGGGAAATGTCTTTGGTTTTAAACTGAGCTCAAGAGAAGCTACTTTTGGAGATTTCGGGGCGCAGGAGTTTATGTCAAGCCTTAACCCATCTAGTCCAAATTATGTGCCAGATGGTGACTACACCACTCCACCAAGCGACCTAAACTACCCAGATGACAGAAACTACTTCCAAAGCAAGCTAAAGTATGAAGTTCCTCTATTTACCGGCTTTAAGATATCAAGCTACGAAGATATTATGGAGTCCGTAACGAAAATAAAAAAGCTTGAAAAGTCTCAAGTAGTAAATGAGAAGATTTACGAGATGAGAAAAAGTTTTTACGATATGGCGCTGCTTGAAGAGTCGATCTCAAACCTAAATGTAATTCTATCAAACATAGAGACACTTGAAGCCATGACAAAAGAGATGATCGAGGTGGGATACGCCAAAAAGGTTGATCTTCTTGAAGTAAAAGCTAAAAAGGGCAATGTTGAGAGACTTATATCTCAGATGGAATCAAACAAAGAGCTTCTCTACCACTATATAAGTTTTTTACTAAATCAAAAAGTGACCTCTATTGAGACGCCATCTTTGGAGATAAAAACTCCCTCAATTTCGAGTGAAGAGATCGTCAAAAACAACTTGGATATTCAAAAAGCAAACAGAGGGCTTGCCATAAAAGAGAGTATGGTAAATGTTTCCAAATCCGCTTACTACCCGATGGTTGGGGCTTTTGCTGAAGTCGCAACTGCAGATGATACCTTTTTGGGAGATGCAAGCGATCATCAGTCATACACACTCGGGGCAAGACTCACATGGAATATCTTTAACGGCGGAGCAGACTATGCAAACGTTGAGAAGTCAAGACTTGACTACCTAAAGACAAAGACTCAGGTAGCACTCGCAAACAGCGGTATTGAGCTGCAGATACAAAAGATAAAGACTGAGATAGATAGCTTTAACAAAGATATAGAGTCGCTGAAAAAAGAACTCGCACTTGCTGATGAGATATATAAGAACTATGAGGCGAGATATAGAGAGAAGTTATCTTCCATGAGTGATGTTATAATCAAACAATCAGAACAGATACAAAAAATTCTGCAGCTGCAGCAGACGATAAATAAGCGAAACGAGAGAGTTTTCGCACTTGAAAAACTAGCAAACGGAGATGAGAGATGA
- a CDS encoding type III pantothenate kinase, with product MEDPVMLLCDIGNTTYHFFDGIEHYKKDAKLFDPSSIKEEIFYICVNKQAKELIKPLKNWIDLSTYVDMRNYYETMGIDRVTSCEAIEDGVIVDAGSAVTIDVVKSGRFEGGFIYPGSKAMNECYRNISDALAYSFNFELDLGKMPKNSRDAISYGYLKLLRNEVVSYGMDIYLTGGDAAEFAKIFPYSHIDETLLFKGMKNIMKKANIC from the coding sequence TTGGAAGATCCAGTAATGCTTCTTTGCGATATAGGAAATACGACCTATCACTTTTTTGACGGCATAGAGCATTATAAAAAGGATGCAAAACTTTTTGACCCCTCATCCATAAAAGAGGAGATATTTTATATCTGCGTCAATAAGCAGGCTAAAGAGCTCATAAAACCTCTAAAAAACTGGATAGACCTCTCAACTTACGTAGATATGAGAAACTACTACGAGACGATGGGAATAGACAGAGTTACGTCATGCGAGGCGATAGAAGATGGCGTAATAGTCGATGCGGGAAGTGCCGTGACCATAGATGTGGTAAAAAGCGGCAGGTTTGAGGGCGGTTTTATCTATCCAGGTTCTAAAGCCATGAATGAGTGCTACAGAAATATCTCGGATGCGCTGGCTTACTCATTTAACTTTGAGCTTGATTTGGGTAAAATGCCGAAAAATTCCCGCGATGCCATAAGTTACGGATATCTAAAACTGCTTCGCAATGAAGTGGTGTCATACGGTATGGATATATACCTCACGGGCGGAGATGCTGCAGAGTTTGCAAAGATATTTCCATATTCGCATATAGATGAGACTCTGCTCTTTAAAGGGATGAAAAATATTATGAAAAAGGCCAATATATGTTAA
- a CDS encoding efflux RND transporter permease subunit, whose product MNVYKPTDIAGKLASGFIRNPLTVVLGIFLLSIGYLSLNIMPREENPQMVVSGSTVIVALPGASAAEIQKVIVKPLERKLKEVKGVENISSMAMDNVGIVNAAFFIGEKKEDSNLKVYDKIMQNADMFPQGAMNPIIKPLDIDVDIPVVSVAFYSKDEKMSKTELYDRVKDIQHRINGLANVAVTEVKGGNKPQFNIEVDLNKLSGYNISMGQIVQGVQSLSYSVPAVKNRTKENKIIMLGVKNAIESAEDIGNIIIAKYMNSPIYLKQVAKVSLSHDIQNFKSATISKKDESGEFSPLLNQVTLSVSKLQGTNAVIIADAVKSELEGSKEFFRKNSIGYVITRNDGQRANEAVNELVYHLLLSIVIIAILLILVLGWRESLIVTFTVPAILAITLFVAYLSGQTINRITLFAFLLSLGLLVDAAIIVIENIHRHFHSKEAAHESIEDIMVKATDEIGPPTNIATLAIIMTMVPMAFVGQMMGQFMKPIPANVPVALIASLFVAYIFTPYLAARMLKKPDFHSEEKKHV is encoded by the coding sequence ATGAACGTCTATAAACCAACAGATATAGCAGGGAAGCTGGCAAGCGGATTTATAAGAAATCCTCTTACAGTGGTTCTTGGCATCTTCTTGCTCTCTATCGGCTACCTCTCACTCAACATAATGCCCCGCGAAGAGAACCCTCAAATGGTAGTAAGCGGCTCGACGGTAATCGTAGCACTTCCGGGAGCAAGTGCCGCCGAGATACAAAAAGTGATAGTAAAGCCTCTGGAGAGAAAACTAAAAGAGGTAAAAGGGGTTGAGAATATCTCAAGCATGGCGATGGATAACGTGGGAATAGTCAATGCCGCCTTTTTCATCGGCGAGAAGAAAGAGGACTCTAACCTAAAAGTATATGACAAGATAATGCAAAATGCAGATATGTTTCCACAAGGTGCTATGAACCCTATCATCAAGCCTCTTGACATAGATGTAGACATACCTGTCGTATCGGTCGCTTTTTACTCAAAAGATGAGAAGATGAGCAAGACTGAGCTTTATGACAGAGTAAAAGATATTCAGCACCGCATAAACGGACTTGCAAATGTTGCAGTTACGGAAGTAAAAGGCGGAAACAAGCCTCAGTTTAACATCGAAGTGGACCTAAATAAACTCTCGGGCTACAACATCTCTATGGGGCAGATAGTCCAAGGGGTGCAATCTCTCTCATATAGCGTTCCTGCAGTTAAAAACAGAACAAAAGAGAATAAGATAATCATGCTTGGTGTCAAAAATGCGATAGAGAGTGCCGAAGATATAGGCAATATTATTATTGCTAAATATATGAACTCGCCTATATATCTTAAGCAGGTTGCAAAAGTGTCACTCTCTCACGATATACAGAACTTCAAATCTGCAACTATCAGCAAAAAAGATGAGAGCGGGGAGTTTTCTCCACTGCTAAATCAGGTAACACTCAGCGTATCAAAACTTCAAGGTACAAATGCCGTAATAATAGCAGATGCCGTAAAGAGCGAGCTTGAAGGCTCAAAAGAGTTTTTTCGCAAGAACTCTATCGGGTATGTAATTACCAGAAACGACGGGCAAAGAGCGAACGAGGCGGTAAACGAACTTGTCTACCACCTTCTTTTATCTATTGTAATTATCGCTATCTTGCTTATCTTGGTTCTTGGATGGAGAGAGTCTCTCATTGTTACATTTACCGTTCCTGCTATTTTGGCAATAACTCTTTTTGTAGCCTACTTAAGCGGTCAAACCATCAACAGAATAACACTCTTTGCGTTCCTGCTCTCGCTTGGACTCTTGGTCGATGCGGCAATTATCGTAATAGAGAACATTCACAGACACTTCCACTCAAAAGAGGCAGCTCATGAGAGCATAGAAGACATCATGGTAAAGGCTACAGATGAGATCGGACCTCCGACAAACATTGCAACACTGGCTATTATTATGACAATGGTTCCAATGGCGTTTGTCGGGCAGATGATGGGGCAGTTTATGAAACCTATCCCTGCAAATGTTCCCGTAGCACTGATCGCATCTCTTTTTGTTGCATATATTTTCACACCGTATCTAGCAGCCAGAATGCTAAAAAAACCGGATTTTCACTCTGAGGAGAAGAAACATGTTTAA
- a CDS encoding response regulator transcription factor, with amino-acid sequence MDRLKELQLLFLEDNEEFATNTAKLFNIYFKKVFICKSVKEALLTYKENRIDVIISDIKVEGKNGLEFIQEVRKSDNECIIAVLSAYKDEEYLLRAIPLNLISYELKPIRYDDLILLLKKISFKLPPRENVPLRKELLYNFSTKELLLHDKPIRLTKKEALFIELLIKENAKPISSERVQRDIWESRVMSDAAIKNMIFRLRKKVGLDFISTLQGVGYRLLEPISF; translated from the coding sequence ATGGATAGATTAAAAGAGCTACAACTTCTCTTTTTGGAAGATAATGAAGAGTTTGCTACAAACACCGCAAAACTTTTCAACATCTACTTTAAAAAGGTATTTATCTGCAAGAGCGTAAAAGAGGCTCTGCTGACATATAAAGAGAACCGCATAGACGTGATTATCTCAGACATAAAAGTTGAGGGCAAAAACGGCTTGGAGTTTATACAAGAGGTCAGAAAGAGTGATAATGAGTGCATAATTGCAGTACTCAGCGCATACAAGGATGAGGAGTATCTCCTAAGAGCAATTCCTCTTAACCTCATCTCCTATGAACTAAAGCCAATAAGATATGACGACCTTATCCTGCTTTTAAAAAAGATCTCCTTTAAACTGCCGCCGCGCGAAAATGTGCCACTTCGCAAAGAACTTCTCTACAACTTCTCTACAAAAGAGCTGCTGCTGCATGACAAACCTATAAGATTGACAAAAAAAGAGGCTCTATTTATTGAGCTGCTGATAAAAGAGAATGCAAAACCTATAAGCAGCGAGAGGGTTCAAAGAGATATTTGGGAGAGCAGAGTTATGAGTGATGCAGCCATAAAAAATATGATATTTAGACTCCGCAAGAAAGTGGGTCTTGATTTTATCTCTACCCTTCAAGGAGTAGGATACAGGCTTTTGGAGCCTATCTCTTTTTAA
- a CDS encoding class I SAM-dependent DNA methyltransferase, which yields MTNLDLYAKAEHLLGIEEATEALYDLYRSELDEYKIKTLLDVGCGRGGFIQRMMSDGVTCKGIDLSSVMVDECRAKGLNAECIDIADESGKYDAVVAIFDVLNFLDQEELLKFLDGVAARLNDDGVFIADINTLYGFSDVAEGTMSSENEKEFLVVDAVFRDEKLYTQFTLFQKSENSIYTKYQDTIVQYFHKIRAFEKLPSLKLVDKQTFSLYDTKDKTLLIFKKR from the coding sequence ATGACAAATCTTGACCTCTATGCAAAAGCCGAACATCTACTAGGCATCGAAGAGGCGACGGAGGCGCTTTACGACCTCTACCGCTCAGAGCTTGACGAGTATAAGATAAAGACGCTTTTAGATGTGGGATGCGGTCGCGGCGGATTTATACAGCGTATGATGAGTGACGGAGTGACATGTAAAGGGATCGACCTAAGTTCGGTTATGGTCGATGAGTGCAGGGCAAAAGGTCTTAATGCGGAGTGTATAGATATAGCGGATGAGAGCGGAAAATATGATGCGGTAGTGGCTATATTTGACGTGCTTAACTTTTTGGACCAAGAGGAGCTTTTGAAGTTTCTCGACGGTGTTGCCGCTAGGCTTAACGATGATGGGGTCTTTATAGCCGATATAAATACCCTTTACGGTTTTAGCGATGTGGCGGAGGGTACAATGAGCAGTGAGAACGAAAAAGAGTTCTTGGTTGTAGATGCAGTCTTTCGTGATGAAAAACTATATACACAATTTACTCTATTTCAAAAGAGTGAAAACTCAATATATACAAAATATCAAGATACTATAGTTCAATATTTTCACAAGATCAGAGCTTTTGAGAAACTACCGTCTCTAAAGCTTGTAGACAAACAGACCTTTTCGCTCTACGATACCAAGGACAAAACGCTTCTTATTTTTAAAAAGAGATAG
- a CDS encoding efflux RND transporter periplasmic adaptor subunit — MKKLLLILGLAASLIAEGIVLSGTVISDNKKMITSRFMGFVTDVKVSEGDEVKKGDLLYTIDSKEIDSALIQVELAISQAQLSLQMYQNQYTNVKLNLERHRRLLQKDMVSKFEVENLALAENNLANMIIIAKKQVAQAQAQREEVKNQYRYLNITAPNDGVIVSKNVNVGEMAMPGMPALELSDLSNLKISAEISEENLSRIQEGKKVVVNIPSRDIKIIGTISAIIPSSNPMTHSFKIKISFKNVYKSIYPGMYATVAIE; from the coding sequence ATGAAAAAACTACTACTGATTTTAGGACTTGCGGCTTCGCTTATAGCTGAGGGGATCGTACTCTCAGGCACAGTTATTAGCGATAACAAAAAGATGATTACAAGCCGTTTTATGGGCTTTGTAACGGATGTGAAAGTCTCAGAGGGCGATGAAGTAAAAAAGGGAGACCTGCTTTATACAATAGACTCTAAAGAGATAGATTCGGCTCTTATTCAAGTAGAACTTGCGATCTCTCAGGCACAGCTCAGCCTTCAGATGTATCAAAATCAATACACGAACGTTAAGCTAAACCTTGAGAGACATAGAAGACTACTTCAAAAAGATATGGTCTCAAAATTTGAGGTCGAAAATCTCGCACTTGCAGAGAATAATCTTGCAAATATGATAATCATCGCAAAAAAGCAGGTGGCTCAAGCGCAAGCGCAACGTGAAGAGGTAAAAAACCAGTATCGTTACCTAAATATTACCGCACCAAATGACGGGGTAATAGTTAGCAAAAATGTCAATGTTGGGGAGATGGCAATGCCGGGGATGCCTGCACTTGAACTCTCCGACCTCTCAAACCTGAAAATATCCGCAGAGATAAGCGAAGAGAATTTAAGCCGCATACAAGAGGGAAAAAAAGTAGTAGTAAACATCCCATCAAGAGATATTAAGATCATTGGAACGATCAGTGCGATCATACCGAGCTCAAACCCTATGACACACTCATTTAAGATTAAGATCTCATTTAAAAATGTTTACAAATCGATATACCCGGGTATGTATGCTACCGTGGCAATAGAGTAG